A window of the Juglans microcarpa x Juglans regia isolate MS1-56 chromosome 5D, Jm3101_v1.0, whole genome shotgun sequence genome harbors these coding sequences:
- the LOC121266272 gene encoding LOW QUALITY PROTEIN: cysteine proteinase inhibitor 5 (The sequence of the model RefSeq protein was modified relative to this genomic sequence to represent the inferred CDS: deleted 2 bases in 1 codon) yields the protein MKAQFFYLLTFLFLPIFSAAAARGPLLGGWQPIKNVEDPHVKEIGEFAVSEYNKTSKASLKFQNVVKGETQVVSGTNYRLVVVAKDGGVTKNYQAIVWEKPWENFKKLTSFTPLKA from the exons ATGAAAGCCCAGTTCTTTTACCTTCTTACCTTTCTCTTCCTCCCCATCTTCTCCGCCGCGGCGGCC AGAGGGCCGCTTCTCGGCGGGTGGCAGCCGATTAAGAACGTCGAAGACCCGCACGTGAAGGAGATCGGGGAGTTCGCCGTGTCCGAGTACAACAAGACGTCCAAGGCCAGCCTGAAGTTCCAGAATGTGGTGAAGGGCGAGACCCAGGTAGTTTCCGGCACGAACTATCGTCTTGTCGTGGTGGCAAAGGACGGGGGCGTGACCAAGAACTATCAGGCTATTGTGTGGGAGAAACCCTGGGAGAATTTTAAAAAGCTCACCTCTTTCACGCCTTTGAAAGCTTGA